Below is a genomic region from Salmo salar chromosome ssa11, Ssal_v3.1, whole genome shotgun sequence.
ATTCAAACACATTCATAATTCTACAAAAGTGTCACTTATTTCGTTTCTATTTCGAAATCTGCGCTTAATTTCACTGCACAATTGACTGTAAACATGTCGCAAATTTGATAGGATGAAAtgttttttcttgtttattttttttgcagtagGCCTAGTCTGTTTTTTTCTTTCCTTGACAAGTTGGGTAAATGGTCATAGGCCTATAACAACTTTCAACCATTTTGAAGAGGCGGTTGAAATATACAATTTAAACGTTTAATACTTTTTGTGAAGTGAAGTAAACCGAGAGGGGGAACAAACTAAATTAAAGGATACTGAAACAACGAATTATGTGAATATGCACCCCATTTATTTTATATTGTTTTATGTGGCCTGTTTATTAAGATAGGTGTTTATGCAGCAGGAACATTTCCCAAGTTAATATGTACAAATAAAGGtcatataaaaaaatattgatCTATTAATTGTTAAGAATGCAATTATCATATCCTTTAACCATTTTAGGTCAATTGAGTGTAACGCTGAAGAAGGTTGTATTTTAATGCATGCCAAACCATGACAAACGCTTTTACGATGGACCTATATGAAAATAATTGTTCAATGGCTTGATTACATATTAATAATTACAATACAAAGTTGTGATTTAGGTTAAAATATCCCTATCCCTGTCTTTTCCAGACCGCAGAATCGGCGATGGTAACTAGATTTGACTGTAGAGGGAGCTCCAACTCCAACTTTACATAAACTTTATCTCACAACGCTTCTGACATGTACATTTCTTAGATGTTGAAACAAACATAAATAAATGATATCACAATGTATTGGTGGCATATGGTTAGCAGTGCAGCCCAATACGGCTGACCAAGTTCAagatgcattaaaaaaaaaaacatgtagtaGGCCTAACACAAATATTACACGCGAACTGAGATTGCATCGtacacacaacaccacagccCATATACACATAGCCAGCCTATACGATGTTTAACCTCTCAGTCCAAAATAGTTCCATCCAAATATTCAAATGGTCAGTAGGCCTACATCATTTCTCTTCATATGCCATACAATTTTCATACGAAATTTAATGAAAGAATTATtcattttaattcggctgttacGCCTCAATAAGGATAATCCCAGAACATTAATATCCAAATGTACGATGCAATAATCAGCTAATTACACTTAAATCCCGCATATGAAAAGGCCTCAAATCCTGCTAGAATATTTACTTATCACAACCAAGTATGATGAAGCCTATTCGCCGTAGGccacgcagacagacacacacacaaaaagcaaAGCACTGCAATTCTGCACCACTTCAAAATCTAATTCGTAACATCTAACGCCCACAACAACTAATTCTCCTTTCACAAAACAATCATCAGACAAACATCTTCCCAAAAATCACAAGCGATTTGAATAAAGTTGCAGCAGTTCATTTATTAGCCAAAATATAGACTTTCTTGTACAATTTGGTTCACAAGTATGTACATTTTCTTAACTTTATATACAAAACATTTTGAACATCAAATCCTCACAGAACTtacaaaaagaaaaagaaaactcACAGACTACTGGTTCATACATTATTACGTTAGCAGGTTTACACAGGACATGCTTACAAGGTAAGTATACACAGATGTATTATTCTTATTTTACATTCCTTACAACAGATTAAAATAAAATCATAAAAAGAAAGAGCAAATGTCAAAGTCTAGGAGGAGGCGAGAGCTGATAGAACCACCGCTGCCTCGAGTTGATTCTGAGGCCTGCAACACACGGGTCAAGAAAAGAAATACACTCAGCAAaggggaaataataataacctaCAATTGCAAGGTAATGAATTGCTTGAAAGGTAAAGTGATATAAAGTGAAGATTGCTTTTGAAAAATGAGAGCCGGTTATAAAACAAATGTGGTAAATTTGATCTGGGGTTTTTGCATGACAAATATGCAAATATAATTTTGAGGCCTAACCGAAATAACACAAGCACAGAGGAATCCATCTATTCGATGTCCTACAAACACGACACAAGGGCTACAGATTGAGTAAATGTGGTAGTCAACGATAAAATAGGATGTGCATAAAAAATAATAtatccaaataaaataaagatGACAGTCTCTTACCGTCTATGAACTGGGTGgaaggctgtttttaacaactttttCTCTGCTTCCAAGGCACTAGATCTCTCTGAAATAATAATGGcaataaaatacatgtaaaaaatgcATTCATTTCCCCGTCTATAACTAGAGCACAGCACTGTCGCAGTGAATTTAGTCTATACTTTATTTTACTGCCTGGGAATCTTCACCTCAGTCACGGGTTAAATACAAGCACGTACAATACTGAAGTAGGTATGTGACAAAGAAATATGGGGCCAACTGCTGAATTTAAAAATCATTTTTGGACATGAATAATAATCCATTCTCACAATAAACCAGCTGATAATAACATTAAAAACCAACGACTTTGGCCTTTTATTTCGACCACCCCTGTCTGTATTCCCCCAGTTCAAAGCTTCAAAGCCACCTTATTCTGTCACATAAACGACAGCATGGAAACACACTTTTTATGATCATCTTTACGGCCTCAAAATGTCTGTTCAGAACTGGCCTATTTAAGTAGGCTATAGCGTTAAAGAGGGATAAGTAAAGTCTGACATAGAGTAATAATGAACAGTTTGTTATAGAGTCAGGCTCGCCAGCCTCAGTGTTGGTGACATGTACCTGTGACGGCTGTGTCTGAGCTATGACTCTTGTCCTGCGTGTGTTGGTGTTGCTGCCTGCTGTAGAGGGCGAGCCCGTTAGCCGAAGCTTGGTTCGCCAGTCCAAGGTAATGGTTAGAGTTCAGTAATGCGAGCTGGTGGGCAGAAAAAGCTCGGTTTGTCCAGTTCTGgatttttccaacaggacaagagATGAGTCTGTGGTGAGGGCTGATTATGGTCTGGGCCGCGGTCCCAACTGTGTTGCTGCCGTTCATTTGTGGAGATTTGCGGGGATTGTCAGGAGTTGTTGCTGTCTCCGCCAAAGACCAAATCTTTGGCTTCTGGGCCGGGGCCGCGTTTTCTGATGGGGGCGAGTTGATGGACACAGGATTCAGTTTCACTTGTTCGCCATTCGGTTGTGAGGCTTTAATTTCAAaagagtgatggtggtggtggtggaagtgcTCGACCCGGTCCACGTGAATGTCTTTGCCCTCCTTCACTACAGCCTTCAGAAATCTCTGATCGGGCCCTTGTAAATCCTCATAGCCGTCTGAAATCTCAGAGTCGCTTCTACCATCTAATTTTAAATCAGCGTGTAGGTCATCCTGATCATCCAAGTCGTCCTTATTCTCGATATTTTCCGTGTCGATATTTTCTAAATCaatctcttcctcatcctccctcttgtccccttcctctccctcctcgtgATCACTGTTGTAAACATTTCCCTCTTCGTCTGTGCGGCTCCGGGGAGTCCAGGTCATCTTGTTCTCCTTCTTTAGCCTCCTCCTGGCGTTGGCGAACCAGGTGGAAACTTGGGTGAGGGTCATTTTGGTGATGATGGCCAGCATGATCTTCTCCCCCTTGGTGGGGTAGGGGTTCTTACGGTGCTCGCTCAGCCAGGCCTTCAGTGTGCTCGTGCTCTCCCTGGTCGCATTTTTGGGTCTGGACGGGTCACCAAACTGATACTGGCCATATGGGTAAAACGCTGGGTGATGGTGGGCAAATCCTGGGTGCCCTTGGACGCCTGGACTGTCTTTCAACTCATACTGAGCACCCTAAAAGACAAAGAGCAGAGACCCAATGGGATGTGAGATATTATGATAGATTAATGAAGTTTGCAAAATGAAATTCTGCTTTATGTTAAATAAGACCAAATCATATAGGCTGATATATGCAATATGTATGCAATATAAAGCCACTATCACCACATTTATCTTTCTTCACATAGGACCTGTGATTTCTGCGTTTACGACTAACAAAAGCATTACCATATGCAAAAGTTACACATTTTTATTTGTTACGCACGATTTCCGTTCGCGACAAAGCTATTTGATTTATAACACTTTACTACCAATTGCAAAACATTTCTATGTATTTCAAAATGCATGTATCCACACTTAATATATTGCGTTTGATTTCAgttgttttctttattttctagtgGTCTAAACATAGGATTTCGACTGACATTTCGGTTATAgtgctactttttagctactttaacTATTTACAAAAAAAGGAGTCAATAACAAAGTTCACCAACGAGTCTTCTTGTTTAGTCCTGAATGGATCATTGTCTTAATAACGTAACGTCACTTCACCCTTTCTCTTTTTTAGTCTGGATGGGGGGAAAAGCAATTGAAGGAAACCAGAGGCATAAATAAACAAAGGCACTCACCAATTGATTGAAAATTGATATATCGTTTGAATAGGGCAGAAATGCTCCATAGCCCTGTGCTGCTGCGGCGAAAGGTGATCCATACATAGTTGAGAGTACGTTTGAGAGTGCCCCGGACGGGCTCAACTCCGTCCCGGCTCGGGCGTTGCTGATACCCTGGCGCTCCGGTGGGTATATCGGTCGGATGTACTGATATCCCAGCTGCGGGAAAGACATGGTCGTAGAAAAAAGTCTGCTGCAATCACAAAAAGCAGGGAATCGCCCTCGCGGTGCGTACTGCGATATCCACTTTACAGTGAGTACAACAAAGTGTAAGGGAAGTCTATATTTCCTCAAAAACAGCCAGTGTAAACGATCCGATTGCGCCTTCCTCCTTCACTTCCCTATTGATCTGGATGGACTAAGGTCAGGTCCTTACAGATTGCCTTAGATTATTGCGACTCTTTGCTCTGATTGACATTTCTAGTCGTTTAGAAGCCCCTCCCATTTCTCAAATCtcaccccctacacacactctcgctctgccgcgcgcgcctctctctctctctctctctcctgtatttcCCCTGGATAAGTGCACTGACGTCGCGATCTCTTATTTGAATGGTTTTCAAATCTCACTTGATGGCTCGCCAATCATTTATTTGTTATTTGTTCGCCTCAGCCCTACACAATTTTAGTTTTAATTCATAATTTGTGGTCATTTGCACAAATAGTAAATATTTCAATGTTGTTGAGTGATTAACTTCACATAAGCCTAGTGTCTCCAGTTTTCTTCTAATACATGTGTCTCACGTATGTGCAGCCACGACTCATGTCCACTGGAAAGAAAGACCTAAGAAATGTATGTTGTTTACCCGTATCGAGTGATTTGGACTCACGTATGCTAGAAGTCTATGATCAAGTTGTGTTTTCTTACACCGTTTTGAGGTGTTGCGGACGCTTCTAACAATTGGCAAGCGGATCGGACTCAAATCACTCTTTTAATTTGGGACATCAAACAGTTAGTATGTAACTATTTGACTTCAGAGAGAAAGTTGTCAAGAAATGAAAAGCTGCATGGGTGATTACCGCCTGCGCTGTTAATGAATGCAAAGTGTTAGCGTCAACAATGGTAACGATAAGTAATTAACACGTTGTGTATTGTGGTGGATATACATATATAGTGATACACTGGAAACTAAAACATTGAGGTAAAGAAATATTTTAcatgaacaacaacaacacaaataatGTTGATGTAAATAATAATAGTGTCATAAAATaacgatgatgatgataataataacaataataataataatagcctaataatattagtaacaataataataatagttgcAAGTGGTTTAATTTATTTAATATTCACTGATGTTATTCATGTTGCACGGAAAGCCATAGCTATTTGTAAACAGGTTAGGCCTGTTAAAAACAATCTTATAAAATCTAATTTTGTATGTATGTACCAAGGCTTCCCTTCCAGGAAAAAAATATAATCTTTACAAGACTATCGCTCATAAAGATTAGGCTACCTTTAAGAAATCCGCTTGATTTGACAAAACCATTTTTTTCTTGTAAATAATTCGGATTAAAACAAAGCAAGGGAGTCAGAATTGAAATTCCATGAATCAATATATAAAAATATGTAGGAAACATCCCTAATCGTATTACATCCCCGTCTTTGTACCATCATATGTCTGTTAATCGTTTGCAAAACAACTGCAGTGGTGACTTATGCATTGCTGTTGCAGTTTATTTGAATATGATAAATCTCAGAGCAATATTGACAGCGAGATTAAATCTCATCAATCTCAGTTTAGTTTTGACGATGAGATCCGGTTTCCAAGAACTAGGTCTATGTCTATGTAGGCCTGCTTGTTTAAACCTTTAATCTCCTTTTGGAGCTGATATCATTGTCTGGGAGGGATAATAGCTGCTATAATTTCTCATATAGACTATAAGGCTACGCCTTGTTTCCATAAACTCAGTGCCGAACCTCCGTGTTTCCCTTTAACGTGCTGGCATCTTGACACCCAACCGAACCTGGATTATGATGTTATTAATTACAGCGAGTGGCTGATGCCATCCAACCGGCATGGTAATcactacatagcagtcaataacactcagacacacacaccaacctgcaGCAGAGAGACCGGAGGGCCCAGACTTCACAGCTGAGCTGAGAAACTCAACATTGATATTTGCCTTCAGATTGAGGGAGGAATGTGTTAGCTGAATGAGTTCAACTAAAATAGGTGAAGAAGTTAGTGTAAGACGTGTGTCAAGTGTCACACGTGTATGGAAATGCCGAATATTGGAACAGCCAACTTTCGTGTTTTCTTTGTGTTATAATATAAAAGCAGGTGGTTGGAAGTGTGAGTGTGAACGACATATCTGCCATTTACTGTCCCCTCAGAGGCGCTCCGCGTTCGGACGGACACGTGTCTCATCCCCGGGACCTGTCAGGGCCCCTAGGACTCCGTCTTATTTATAACCCCAATCAAACACATATGCACTAACTTAACACTTTCACACCGACCCGGGAAACTGGCATAGCCATAAAACATTAAGACTCAcagctctctctcttacctccacTCTACACCGTATAGCGTCCCATAACCTGCCCTCTCTGCTTGACTCTATAACATACACACGATGGATATACGAATCAAATGCACCAAACACTGGGGCAGccacaccatcactactactactactactgctattactactactactactactactactactactattactactactactactactactactactactactgctattactactactactactactactactactactaggaataataataataatagtaataataacaatgatcaccatcatcatcactaatagtaataataataatagcaataataataataataataatataggcctatttttattatttaaaaatatatatttatacttgTCTCTATTCTTATAATATAACCCATGTAGGCTAATGTTTCGGTCATGCAAAAGAGGACAATCACACGAGAGTGACTCGAGGGCTGTTTTTTTACAGAGTTCTTTGAGGGTAATTATGCAGATGACACAATTTCACATCATTTTCAACGGCAAATATACACGGATCTATCACTCAAGAGTGGTTCCTTATGCAATACACAAGACGCCAGCAACACATCGCAAATGATGATATGAAGCTCCAGAAACAGGCGAGATCAAAGCCTTCAAACAGAGGCTATTCAAATTACTCATTTGAATCTTTTCCATAACTCCTAGGCGACAGAAAACAAGTAATACATTTCTTATCACACATGGAATCCATTTAAAGGAGCCTTCTGATCATAATCGGTTAATTGCGGTGACAAAGGATTTGAAAAGAAAACACAATTAATGACCCTTGATGTTTTGGGCTGTTGGTGGAAGAGGGGGATGGtgaagtgaagtgtgtgtgtgtgtgtgtgtgtgtgtgtgtgtgtgtgtgtgtgcgtgtgcgtgcgtgcgtgcgtatgtgtgtgtgtttcagtgagagggagagagagagacagatacatacacacacagagagagaaagagaggtccaTATCGCATTTTGCCTTGCCTTGACAAAAAAAGGGTTTACGTTGTTATTCCTTTGGAGGGAGACGTTAGTAAAACCCAGCAGCTTGCAGAGTTTGTTTagactacttttttttttttgcatcttAAGTTTCATTAGGGTATGAGAGCGAACTGTTGTAAAGATTATATATGGGACCAAAGTGATTTACAACTATTTCCATACCGATTTATGGTCAAGAAAAGCCATGTTGGTCATTTAGCCTAAATCTCGAATAATTTAAACCGTGTTCTACCCCACAATGATGATAGGCCTACACTGTGTGAAGCTACAATGACACATTATGCCATCAGAGAACGAAGGGCCTTTTACAAGTTCACTGAACACGAGCACAATCAATAACAACTTCGCATGCTATTATAAGGCCGTAACTTCTTGACCTCTTGGTGTTTTTTTTTTGAGTTGAGTTGTTTGACAATATCCAAACATTGCTGAGACTGGGAGGGGGCTTGGTTCAGAGTAGTGGAGTTAAAACTGTACCACTTCCTTTATCTGAAAATATGTACTTTCAAATCCTTGTCCCATTAGAGAAATAAAAGAGCAATACATCTCGCGGTGTCGAAAGAGCAGAGGGACATAATCCAAGCAATGAAATAGTTTAAGAAATGAATTGTAGTTACCGAAAGCAAGAGTActttcaaaatacatttaaagtacttttttttttactgttgggataatttaaataatattattttAATTACATTACACTAATCCAACCATGCATATTAAATAGATAACTTCGATTTGCATTAGCGCAAAAGTAAGGAATTTTTAACAGTGCAATCCTTATTCATAATTTGAAACAAATTAATAGTCAATGGACTGCAACTTATTAAACTGTTTTATAACATCAGATAAAATAAATTAGTACAGTTAACATGTGATTTACATATAACTAGTTAGCATGTGCTTTACATAGACCTTTAAGCATATAGTTAGTTATTGTATCCTGAAACTGTTATCATATCCAAGTGTGACTGTTACTGCTGCGTTTTAGTTTTGGGTTCAATCAGATCGCCCATTTTCACCATTTATAATTATCAAAACAACTCAAGAAAACGATTATGGGccttggacagcatgttgtttagattttttttatatagaCTACAAACCACACAATGTCAATTTTGACCCACTGCCAAACAGTCAATTATTAGAAATAATTACGCCTTTAAAGGTTAGTAAATAAGCAAACAAGCCTATATATTCCAGTTGTACCCAAAATCAGTTTGGAATCTCTTCTATATGCACTAGGCCTACATGGCATGCTACCTCAAATAGACTTGCATTACTTAACAGCAGTCAGGGCGAGTCGACTGCTCACTGTTCACGTCTGCACTAATATCTATCGGGAGTTTCTTTCGCCTGCCTCATCAGAGGTGGGGAGAAGAGTCAGCTTCAGAAACGAGCCTATAAAGAGTGAATTTGGGAGTAAATTGTAGAGCTGCCGCCAGCCACGGGCAGTAATTGATTGATAAGGTCAGAGCCCCCGGTGTCAAATGGCCTCTCGGTCTCGGTgcactctttctctcctctccttgctGCTTTGCTTTGGTAAATATTCTGCGCTCGGTCTTGAGGGGTTCAGACTTGTTTTATTAGCCGTCCCAGGTCACTTTATTTCGTCGTTATTTACCAACACATGTCCTCAGCGAAATCCTGGCAGTTCTGCAGGATTGTGGTTTCAAATTCACAGATATGAAAATATGATATAACCCCCACATACCACCACAATTCTGTGGCCTATATATCATTTATTGGGTAAAGTACGCAAAGTAGCCTATTGTTATCATGTTATTGCAATATTATTAACATTAGTAGTAGGCATAATAGTAGTCTATTAGTAGGCTAATcgtttttgtttttgttcataTTATGTTTTTAAATCTATCAAACCCACTATTACCCTTTAGGCCTATAAGCTACTGCAACACTACAATAACAGGAGACGTAGAGCTTCTGCACTAACGTCAATTGGTATGCATTCCATATCtgacattgtatgatttttcagACAGTAGCCTAGACTTTCATTCTATAAATATCAATATCAATCCTGCCACAATAGCtttcaaacattcatagacacCAT
It encodes:
- the LOC106598380 gene encoding iroquois-class homeodomain protein irx-3 isoform X1; the protein is MSFPQLGYQYIRPIYPPERQGISNARAGTELSPSGALSNVLSTMYGSPFAAAAQGYGAFLPYSNDISIFNQLGAQYELKDSPGVQGHPGFAHHHPAFYPYGQYQFGDPSRPKNATRESTSTLKAWLSEHRKNPYPTKGEKIMLAIITKMTLTQVSTWFANARRRLKKENKMTWTPRSRTDEEGNVYNSDHEEGEEGDKREDEEEIDLENIDTENIENKDDLDDQDDLHADLKLDGRSDSEISDGYEDLQGPDQRFLKAVVKEGKDIHVDRVEHFHHHHHHSFEIKASQPNGEQVKLNPVSINSPPSENAAPAQKPKIWSLAETATTPDNPRKSPQMNGSNTVGTAAQTIISPHHRLISCPVGKIQNWTNRAFSAHQLALLNSNHYLGLANQASANGLALYSRQQHQHTQDKSHSSDTAVTERSSALEAEKKLLKTAFHPVHRRPQNQLEAAVVLSALASS
- the LOC106598380 gene encoding iroquois-class homeodomain protein irx-3 isoform X2 encodes the protein MSFPQLGYQYIRPIYPPERQGISNARAGTELSPSGALSNVLSTMYGSPFAAAAQGYGAFLPYSNDISIFNQLGAQYELKDSPGVQGHPGFAHHHPAFYPYGQYQFGDPSRPKNATRESTSTLKAWLSEHRKNPYPTKGEKIMLAIITKMTLTQVSTWFANARRRLKKENKMTWTPRSRTDEEGNVYNSDHEEGEEGDKREDEEEIDLENIDTENIENKDDLDDQDDLHADLKLDGRSDSEISDGYEDLQGPDQRFLKAVVKEGKDIHVDRVEHFHHHHHHSFEIKASQPNGEQVKLNPVSINSPPSENAAPAQKPKIWSLAETATTPDNPRKSPQMNGSNTVGTAAQTIISPHHRLISCPVGKIQNWTNRAFSAHQLALLNSNHYLGLANQASANGLALYSRQQHQHTQDKSHSSDTAVTGLRINSRQRWFYQLSPPPRL